In Serratia marcescens subsp. marcescens ATCC 13880, a single genomic region encodes these proteins:
- the glpT gene encoding glycerol-3-phosphate transporter: MLSIFKPAAHIARVPSDKVDPLYRKLRWQIFLGIFFGYAAYYLVRKNFTLAMPYLIEQGFSRGDLGFALSGISIAYGFSKFIMGSVSDRSNPRVFLPAGLILAAAVMLFMGFVPWATSSIAIMFVLLFLCGWFQGMGWPPCGRTMVHWWSQKERGGIVSIWNCAHNVGGGLPPLLFLLGMAWFNDWHAALYMPAFGAILVALIAFALMRDTPQSCGLPPIEEYKNDYPDDYSEKDEEELTAKQIFMQYILPNKLLWYIAVANVFVYLLRYGILDWSPTYLKEVKHFALDKSSWAYFLYEYAGIPGTLLCGWMSDKVFKGNRGATGVFFMTLVTIATVVFWMNPAGNPTVDMICMLVIGFLIYGPVMLIGLHALELAPKKAAGTAAGFTGLFGYLGGSVAASAIVGYTVDFFGWDGGFMVMIGGGVLAVILLLLTMLNEKKHHAEIAAGKRG, encoded by the coding sequence ATGTTGAGTATTTTTAAGCCGGCCGCACACATCGCCCGTGTGCCGAGCGATAAGGTAGATCCGCTCTACCGTAAGCTGCGCTGGCAAATTTTCCTGGGGATCTTCTTCGGTTACGCCGCCTACTATCTGGTGCGTAAGAACTTCACCCTGGCCATGCCTTACCTGATCGAACAAGGCTTCAGCCGCGGCGACCTCGGCTTCGCGCTGTCGGGCATCTCTATCGCCTACGGCTTCTCCAAATTCATCATGGGTTCGGTTTCCGACCGTTCCAACCCGCGAGTGTTCCTGCCTGCCGGCCTGATCCTGGCGGCGGCGGTGATGTTGTTCATGGGCTTCGTGCCGTGGGCCACCTCCAGCATCGCCATCATGTTCGTCCTGCTGTTCCTGTGCGGCTGGTTCCAGGGCATGGGTTGGCCGCCGTGCGGCCGCACCATGGTGCACTGGTGGTCGCAGAAAGAACGCGGCGGCATCGTCTCCATCTGGAACTGCGCCCACAACGTGGGTGGCGGCCTGCCGCCGCTGCTGTTCCTGCTGGGCATGGCCTGGTTCAACGACTGGCACGCGGCGCTGTACATGCCGGCCTTCGGCGCCATCCTGGTGGCCCTGATCGCCTTCGCCCTGATGCGCGATACCCCGCAATCCTGCGGCCTGCCGCCGATTGAAGAGTACAAAAACGACTACCCGGACGACTACAGCGAAAAAGACGAAGAAGAGCTGACCGCCAAGCAGATCTTCATGCAGTACATCCTGCCGAACAAGCTGTTGTGGTACATCGCGGTCGCCAACGTGTTCGTCTACCTGCTGCGTTACGGCATTCTGGACTGGTCGCCGACTTACCTGAAAGAAGTGAAGCACTTCGCGCTGGACAAGTCTTCCTGGGCTTACTTCCTGTACGAATACGCCGGTATCCCGGGCACCCTGCTGTGCGGCTGGATGTCGGACAAAGTGTTCAAAGGCAACCGCGGCGCCACCGGCGTGTTCTTCATGACGCTGGTGACCATCGCCACCGTGGTGTTCTGGATGAACCCGGCCGGTAACCCGACCGTAGACATGATCTGTATGCTGGTCATCGGCTTCCTGATCTACGGCCCGGTGATGCTGATCGGCCTGCACGCGCTGGAGCTGGCGCCGAAGAAAGCCGCCGGCACCGCCGCGGGCTTCACCGGCCTGTTCGGCTACCTGGGCGGCTCGGTCGCGGCCAGCGCCATCGTCGGCTACACCGTAGACTTCTTCGGTTGGGACGGCGGCTTCATGGTGATGATCGGCGGCGGCGTGCTGGCGGTTATCCTGCTGCTGCTGACCATGCTGAACGAGAAGAAACACCACGCGGAAATCGCAGCCGGCAAACGCGGCTAA